In Capillimicrobium parvum, a genomic segment contains:
- a CDS encoding quinone-dependent dihydroorotate dehydrogenase has translation MFYQRLIRPLLFLLPAEAAHVCGALAMRLLTSLPGLAERTRRALAPSDPALVTHALGRDLPSPVGLAAGFDKDARLFDAALALGFGFVEVGTVTAVPQPGNDRPRLARLPGDRALLNRFGFNNAGAAAAGRALAARDPARGVVGANIGKSKVAPLDAAAADYRHSARAVAPHADFLVVNVSSPNTPGLRSLQDPESLRPILDAVVEAAPELPVLLKVAPDLLDGEVDALVDLALDLGLAGMIATNTTIDRGMLRDRAAADAAFEGGGISGAPLNARSLAVLRRIRARAGDRLLLVASGGIETAQDAWERVRAGATLLEVYTAFVYHGPLFAHRLGAELAALARAQGYARVQEAVGTEPVAAAR, from the coding sequence ATGTTCTACCAGCGCCTCATCCGGCCCCTCCTCTTCCTGCTTCCGGCGGAGGCCGCGCACGTCTGCGGCGCGCTGGCGATGCGCCTGCTGACGAGCCTGCCGGGGCTCGCGGAACGGACCCGCAGGGCGCTCGCGCCGAGCGACCCGGCGCTGGTCACCCACGCCCTCGGCCGCGACCTGCCGAGCCCGGTCGGGCTGGCCGCCGGCTTCGACAAGGACGCCCGGCTGTTCGACGCCGCGCTCGCGCTCGGGTTCGGCTTCGTCGAGGTCGGCACGGTCACCGCGGTGCCGCAGCCCGGCAACGACAGGCCGCGCCTCGCCCGGCTGCCGGGGGACCGCGCGCTGCTCAATCGCTTCGGCTTCAACAACGCCGGCGCGGCGGCGGCGGGGCGCGCGCTCGCGGCCCGCGATCCGGCGCGCGGCGTGGTCGGGGCGAACATCGGCAAGTCGAAGGTCGCACCGCTCGACGCGGCCGCCGCCGACTACCGCCACAGCGCGCGCGCGGTGGCCCCGCACGCCGACTTCCTCGTCGTCAACGTATCGAGCCCGAACACGCCGGGGCTGCGCTCGCTGCAGGACCCCGAGTCGCTGCGCCCGATCCTCGACGCGGTGGTCGAGGCGGCGCCCGAGCTGCCCGTGCTGCTCAAGGTCGCGCCCGACCTCCTCGACGGTGAGGTCGACGCCCTGGTCGACCTCGCGCTCGATCTCGGCCTGGCCGGGATGATCGCCACGAACACGACGATCGACCGCGGCATGCTGCGCGACCGCGCCGCCGCGGACGCCGCGTTCGAGGGCGGCGGGATCTCCGGCGCGCCGCTGAACGCGCGCTCGCTCGCGGTCCTGCGACGGATCCGCGCACGGGCCGGCGACCGCCTGCTGCTCGTCGCATCGGGCGGGATCGAGACGGCGCAGGACGCCTGGGAGCGCGTGCGCGCCGGCGCGACGCTGCTCGAGGTCTACACCGCGTTCGTCTACCACGGGCCGCTGTTCGCGCACCGGCTCGGCGCCGAGCTGGCCGCGCTCGCCCGCGCGCAGGGCTACGCGCGCGTGCAGGAGGCCGTGGGGACCGAGCCCGTGGCCGCCGCGCGCTGA
- a CDS encoding aspartate carbamoyltransferase catalytic subunit, with product MMRHLLSIDDLDRDAIERILARAASFAEVSGREIKKLPTLRGRRVLNLFYENSTRTRSSFEIAAKTLSADVTNFSPSGSSVAKGESLKDTVQTLSAYDPAAIVVRHPHAGAAVMVSRWTPAAVINAGDGKHEHPTQALLDVYTLHRRLGALDGKRIWIVGDIEHSRVARSDILAFTRMGAHVTVCGPPTLIPPGIEALGATVRYTLDDLREADVVYALRMQKERMTDAYIPSLREYVARYQINGRRLGPRQVVMHPGPVNRGVEIAGEVVDSPQAVITAQVEAGVVVRMAVLYELLAGARSGAPEPSAPVLA from the coding sequence CTGATGCGCCATCTGCTCTCCATCGACGACCTCGACCGCGACGCCATCGAGCGGATCCTCGCGCGAGCGGCGTCGTTCGCCGAGGTCTCCGGCCGCGAGATCAAGAAGCTGCCGACGCTGCGCGGCCGCCGCGTCCTCAACCTCTTCTACGAGAACTCCACGCGCACGCGCTCGAGCTTTGAGATCGCCGCCAAGACGCTCAGCGCCGACGTGACGAACTTCAGCCCGAGCGGCTCGAGCGTGGCGAAGGGCGAGTCGCTGAAGGACACCGTCCAGACGCTGAGCGCCTACGACCCCGCGGCGATCGTCGTCCGCCATCCGCACGCGGGCGCGGCGGTCATGGTGTCGCGCTGGACGCCCGCCGCGGTGATCAACGCGGGCGACGGCAAGCACGAGCACCCGACGCAGGCGCTGCTCGACGTCTACACGCTGCACCGCCGGCTCGGCGCGCTCGATGGCAAGCGCATCTGGATCGTCGGCGACATCGAGCACTCGCGCGTCGCGCGCTCGGACATCCTCGCCTTCACGCGCATGGGCGCGCACGTCACGGTCTGCGGGCCGCCGACGCTCATCCCGCCGGGCATCGAGGCGCTCGGCGCCACGGTGCGCTACACGCTCGACGACCTGCGCGAGGCCGACGTCGTCTACGCGCTGCGGATGCAGAAGGAGCGGATGACCGACGCGTACATCCCGTCGCTGCGCGAGTACGTCGCCCGGTACCAGATCAACGGCCGGCGCCTCGGCCCGCGCCAGGTGGTGATGCACCCCGGCCCGGTCAACCGCGGGGTGGAGATCGCCGGCGAGGTCGTCGACTCGCCCCAGGCGGTGATCACCGCCCAGGTCGAGGCGGGGGTCGTGGTCCGGATGGCCGTGCTATACGAGCTGCTGGCGGGCGCGCGCTCCGGCGCCCCCGAGCCCAGCGCCCCGGTGCTCGCCTGA
- the coaBC gene encoding bifunctional phosphopantothenoylcysteine decarboxylase/phosphopantothenate--cysteine ligase CoaBC — MARVLLGVSGGIAAYKALELIRLATAAGHAVRVVQTPTSRRFVGEASFAALSGAPVLTDEFERDPARGAFPDQAPPAHDPLSHLELVRNADAYLIAPASANTIAKLAGGLADNLLTSAALAARCPLVVAPAMNDAMWEHAATAANVATLRERGVTVLEPGVGRLASKGETGAGRLPEPAELLAAVESVLVGERSAGGRAGWKGLRVLVSAGGTREPIDAVRFVGNRSSGRMGFALADAAARRGAQVTVVAANVGLPAGSGVEVVAVETAAQLQAACDAHFDACDVLLMAAAVADFRPAEAAAHKLKKDDMGDALTITMQRTPDVLTGLAARRRPGQTLVGFAAETGEHAVDYGRRKLTAKGLDAVVVNDVGKPGAGFDVPTNEVTIVTTSGERHVALASKGEIAEAVLDTVDAVRAAAPAPASAAVGGGAR; from the coding sequence GTGGCCCGGGTCCTGCTCGGGGTCAGCGGCGGGATCGCCGCGTACAAGGCGCTCGAGCTCATCCGGTTGGCCACGGCGGCCGGGCACGCCGTACGCGTGGTGCAGACCCCGACGAGCCGGCGGTTCGTCGGTGAGGCGTCGTTCGCCGCGCTGAGCGGCGCGCCGGTGCTCACCGACGAGTTCGAGCGCGACCCGGCGCGCGGCGCCTTCCCGGACCAGGCCCCGCCCGCGCACGACCCGCTCTCGCACCTCGAGCTCGTCCGCAACGCCGACGCCTACCTCATCGCGCCGGCGTCCGCGAACACCATCGCCAAGCTCGCCGGCGGGCTGGCCGACAACCTCCTCACGAGCGCGGCGCTCGCCGCCCGCTGCCCGCTCGTCGTGGCCCCGGCGATGAACGATGCGATGTGGGAGCACGCCGCCACGGCGGCCAACGTCGCGACGCTGCGCGAGCGCGGCGTCACGGTGCTCGAGCCCGGCGTGGGGCGCCTGGCCTCCAAGGGCGAGACGGGCGCGGGGCGCCTGCCCGAGCCGGCCGAGCTGCTGGCCGCCGTCGAGTCGGTTCTCGTGGGCGAGCGGTCCGCCGGCGGCCGCGCCGGCTGGAAGGGCCTGCGCGTGCTCGTCTCCGCGGGCGGCACCCGGGAGCCGATCGACGCGGTGCGCTTCGTCGGCAACCGCTCGTCGGGGCGCATGGGCTTCGCCCTGGCCGACGCCGCGGCGCGCCGCGGCGCGCAGGTGACGGTCGTCGCCGCCAACGTCGGACTTCCCGCCGGCTCCGGCGTCGAGGTCGTCGCGGTGGAGACCGCGGCCCAGCTGCAGGCCGCGTGCGACGCGCACTTCGACGCGTGCGACGTGCTGCTCATGGCCGCGGCCGTCGCCGACTTCCGCCCCGCCGAGGCGGCGGCGCACAAGCTCAAGAAGGACGACATGGGCGACGCGCTCACCATCACGATGCAGCGCACCCCCGACGTCCTCACGGGGCTGGCCGCGCGCCGGCGCCCCGGCCAGACCCTCGTCGGCTTCGCCGCCGAGACCGGCGAGCACGCCGTCGACTACGGCCGGCGCAAGCTCACCGCCAAGGGGCTCGACGCGGTCGTCGTCAACGACGTCGGGAAGCCTGGGGCCGGGTTCGACGTCCCGACCAACGAGGTGACCATCGTCACGACATCCGGCGAGCGCCACGTCGCGCTGGCCTCGAAGGGCGAGATCGCGGAGGCGGTGCTCGACACGGTGGACGCGGTGCGGGCCGCCGCGCCCGCGCCGGCGTCCGCTGCCGTCGGCGGGGGCGCGCGGTGA
- the gmk gene encoding guanylate kinase translates to MSDLAVEDDRRPLGAPALRAGRHAPALTAVFVITGPSGVGKGTLIRALLERVPELELAVSATTRRPRAGETQDVDYHFLSDAEFERRVQAGGFVEWAEYSGRRYGTLRSELDDRLRSGRPVVLEIELQGARQVRQTVPAAVQVFIAPPTLETLRLRLVGRGTDSPEDVERRLQTAADELAAQEEFAYVVVNDRLEEAVGRLEAIVRENLSAGPAGTTLSS, encoded by the coding sequence GTGTCGGATCTCGCCGTCGAAGACGATCGGCGGCCTCTCGGAGCGCCAGCGCTCCGAGCTGGTCGGCATGCTCCGGCGCTGACCGCCGTCTTCGTCATCACGGGCCCGTCGGGGGTGGGCAAGGGCACGCTGATCCGGGCGCTGCTCGAGCGGGTTCCCGAGCTCGAGCTCGCCGTCAGCGCGACGACCCGCCGGCCGCGGGCCGGCGAGACGCAGGACGTCGACTACCACTTCCTCTCCGACGCGGAGTTCGAGCGGCGCGTGCAGGCGGGCGGGTTCGTCGAGTGGGCCGAGTACTCGGGGCGCCGCTACGGGACGCTGCGCTCCGAGCTCGACGACCGCCTGCGCAGCGGCCGGCCGGTCGTGCTCGAGATCGAGCTGCAGGGCGCGCGGCAGGTCCGCCAGACGGTGCCCGCCGCGGTGCAGGTCTTCATCGCCCCGCCGACGCTCGAGACGCTGCGGCTGCGGCTCGTCGGGCGGGGCACCGACAGCCCGGAGGACGTCGAGCGGCGGCTGCAGACGGCGGCCGACGAACTGGCCGCGCAGGAGGAGTTCGCCTACGTGGTCGTCAACGATCGCCTGGAGGAGGCGGTGGGGCGCCTGGAGGCCATCGTGCGCGAGAACCTGTCCGCGGGACCCGCGGGTACTACCCTGTCCTCATGA
- the carA gene encoding glutamine-hydrolyzing carbamoyl-phosphate synthase small subunit has translation MSYLLLEDEARFDGDPVGATGYVTGEVVFTTGMAGYQESVTDPSFRRQIVVFTYPHIGNYGVSAAGMESDAIHARGVVMRSAINYADSPGAEMGWLDWLAQREIPAITGVDTRALVRHLRDKGAMRGGIFPSGMAETQAMELVHAEEPMTGLDLAREVTPREPILLGESNDGPRIVAIDTGIKTSIVRNLVVRGARVELHPCTATADELRARDGDAYFLANGPGDPAALGYVVDTLRQLVGEKPTFGICLGHQLLSRAVGLETFKLPFGHRGANHPVKDLETGAVEITSQNHGFAVLGPGGEQRLDADEPVRWETDFGAAQLSHINLYDRTVEGLTLLDVPGGTVQYHPEAGPGPHDSLYLFDRFLEQIARA, from the coding sequence GTGAGCTATCTCCTGCTCGAGGACGAAGCGCGCTTCGACGGCGACCCGGTCGGCGCGACCGGCTACGTCACCGGCGAAGTGGTGTTCACGACCGGCATGGCCGGCTACCAGGAGTCGGTCACCGACCCCTCGTTCCGCCGCCAGATCGTCGTGTTCACGTACCCGCACATCGGCAACTACGGCGTGAGCGCGGCGGGGATGGAGTCCGACGCGATCCACGCGCGCGGCGTGGTCATGCGCTCGGCGATCAACTACGCGGACTCCCCGGGCGCCGAGATGGGCTGGCTCGACTGGCTGGCCCAGCGCGAGATCCCGGCGATCACGGGGGTCGACACGCGCGCGCTGGTGCGCCACCTGCGCGACAAGGGCGCGATGCGCGGCGGGATCTTCCCGAGCGGCATGGCCGAGACGCAGGCGATGGAGCTCGTCCACGCCGAGGAGCCGATGACCGGCCTCGACCTGGCGCGCGAGGTGACGCCGCGCGAGCCGATTCTGCTCGGGGAGTCGAACGACGGCCCGCGGATCGTGGCCATCGACACCGGCATCAAGACGTCGATCGTGCGCAACCTCGTCGTGCGCGGCGCCCGGGTCGAGCTGCACCCGTGCACCGCCACCGCCGACGAGCTGCGGGCCCGCGACGGCGACGCCTACTTCCTGGCCAACGGCCCCGGCGACCCGGCCGCGCTCGGCTACGTCGTCGACACGCTGCGCCAGCTGGTGGGGGAGAAGCCGACGTTCGGCATCTGCCTCGGCCACCAGCTGCTGTCACGCGCGGTTGGCCTCGAGACGTTCAAGCTGCCGTTCGGCCACCGCGGCGCGAACCACCCGGTCAAGGACCTCGAGACGGGGGCGGTCGAGATCACCTCGCAGAACCACGGCTTCGCGGTGCTCGGGCCCGGCGGCGAGCAGCGCCTCGACGCCGACGAGCCGGTGCGCTGGGAGACCGACTTCGGCGCCGCGCAGCTGTCGCACATCAACCTCTACGACCGGACGGTCGAGGGGCTCACGCTGCTCGACGTGCCGGGCGGGACGGTCCAGTACCACCCCGAGGCCGGGCCCGGACCCCACGACTCCCTGTACCTCTTCGATCGTTTCCTGGAGCAGATCGCGCGTGCCTAG
- the mihF gene encoding integration host factor, actinobacterial type, with the protein MPTAPTNTATKPSAAPERSLVQRMEALQRANEIRTRRAELKRNLRAGRESIHQLLLDPPDWVETAKVFDMLLAVPKYGRVKVNKILQQCRISPSKTIGGLSERQRSELVGMLRR; encoded by the coding sequence ATGCCGACGGCCCCGACGAACACCGCCACGAAGCCCTCGGCGGCTCCGGAGCGCTCGCTGGTCCAGCGGATGGAGGCGCTCCAACGGGCGAACGAGATCCGCACCCGCCGCGCCGAGCTCAAGCGCAACCTGCGCGCGGGGCGCGAGTCCATTCACCAGCTGCTGCTCGACCCGCCCGACTGGGTGGAGACCGCGAAGGTCTTCGACATGCTTCTCGCGGTGCCGAAGTACGGTCGCGTGAAGGTCAACAAGATCCTGCAGCAGTGTCGGATCTCGCCGTCGAAGACGATCGGCGGCCTCTCGGAGCGCCAGCGCTCCGAGCTGGTCGGCATGCTCCGGCGCTGA
- a CDS encoding dihydroorotase, whose product MAAPMLTGMPAPGVDLVIREAHVLDPNTGLDGVHDVVVRGGEIAEIAAPGTATVPDGAEAVSGERRHLLPGFFDPHVHLRTPGHEHKEHIETGTRSAAAGGYCAVVAMPNTDPVLDSAPLLSALRDAARRDARVPVGFMPAITRGLQGTELTEMAELRDEGAVGFTDDGKPVVSAGMLRRAMRYQKLCGGVLALHEEDPSLSGRGVMHEGEVSARLGLSGIPSLSEAVMVARDAMLAREEEARTHFQHLSAWQTVEALAAAKAAGAPVSGEASPHHLLLTDEAVLSLDTRMKMNPPLRTERDRQAIIAGLRDGTIECIATDHAPHAADEKDVPFEEAPMGTTGLETAFAAVYTGLVRPGILPLALVVERLTAGARLVGLPTPRIARGAPANLCLVDLETTWQVGESGYESRSDNCCFAGRRLHSRVLLTIAAGAVAYRERSFALSAA is encoded by the coding sequence ATGGCGGCGCCGATGCTCACCGGCATGCCCGCGCCCGGCGTGGATCTCGTGATCCGCGAGGCGCACGTGCTGGATCCCAACACCGGCCTCGACGGCGTGCACGACGTGGTGGTGCGCGGTGGCGAGATCGCCGAGATCGCCGCGCCCGGCACGGCGACCGTCCCCGACGGCGCGGAGGCCGTCTCCGGCGAGCGTCGCCATCTCCTCCCGGGCTTCTTCGACCCGCACGTGCACCTGCGCACGCCCGGCCACGAGCACAAGGAGCACATCGAGACGGGCACGCGGTCGGCGGCCGCGGGCGGCTACTGCGCCGTCGTCGCGATGCCGAACACCGACCCGGTGCTCGACTCCGCGCCGCTGCTGTCGGCCCTGCGCGACGCCGCCCGGCGCGACGCGCGCGTGCCGGTGGGCTTCATGCCGGCCATCACGCGCGGGCTGCAGGGCACCGAGCTCACCGAGATGGCCGAGTTGCGCGACGAGGGCGCGGTGGGCTTCACCGACGACGGCAAGCCGGTCGTCAGCGCCGGGATGCTGCGCCGCGCGATGCGCTACCAGAAGCTCTGCGGCGGCGTGCTCGCCCTGCACGAGGAGGACCCGTCGCTCTCCGGCCGCGGCGTCATGCACGAGGGCGAGGTGTCGGCGCGGCTCGGGCTCTCCGGGATCCCCTCGCTGAGCGAGGCGGTCATGGTCGCCCGCGACGCGATGCTCGCCCGCGAGGAGGAGGCGCGCACCCACTTCCAGCACCTCAGCGCGTGGCAGACGGTCGAGGCGCTGGCGGCGGCGAAGGCGGCGGGCGCGCCGGTCTCCGGCGAGGCGTCGCCCCACCACCTGCTGCTCACCGACGAGGCCGTGCTCAGCCTCGACACGCGCATGAAGATGAACCCGCCGCTGCGCACCGAGCGCGACCGCCAGGCCATCATCGCCGGCCTGCGCGACGGCACGATCGAGTGCATCGCCACCGACCACGCGCCGCACGCCGCCGACGAGAAGGACGTCCCGTTCGAGGAGGCGCCGATGGGCACGACCGGCCTGGAGACCGCGTTCGCCGCGGTCTACACCGGGCTCGTCCGGCCCGGGATCCTGCCGCTCGCGCTGGTCGTCGAGCGGCTGACCGCGGGCGCGCGGCTGGTCGGGCTCCCGACCCCGAGGATCGCGCGCGGCGCGCCCGCCAACCTCTGCCTCGTCGACCTCGAGACGACCTGGCAGGTCGGCGAGTCCGGCTACGAGTCGCGCTCGGACAACTGCTGCTTCGCGGGGCGGCGCCTGCACAGCCGCGTCCTCCTGACCATCGCGGCCGGTGCGGTCGCCTACCGGGAGCGCTCCTTCGCGCTCAGTGCGGCCTGA
- the carB gene encoding carbamoyl-phosphate synthase large subunit produces the protein MPRRDDIHKILVLGSGPIVIGQAAEFDYSGVQACKVLLEEGFEVVLVNSNPATIMTDPEFATATYVEPLLPGPVAQIIAKENPDALLPTLGGQTALNLARTLHEDGTLERHGVELIGANYDAIARAEDRDLFRQTMDRAGLRMPASAIAHTVDEALAAAQDIGLPLIVRPAFTLGGQGGGIAHDREQLAEIAARGLAASPIGQILIDQSVLGWGEFELEVMRDHNDNCVIICSIENVDAMGVHTGDSVTVAPQQTLTDRLYQELRDQAFTVIRAVGVETGGSNVQFAVNPETEEVLVIEMNPRVSRSSALASKATGFPIAKIAARLAVGYALEEIDNDITRLTPAAFEPTIDYVVVKWPRFAFEKFAGVDAELSTHMKSVGEAMAIGRTFGQAFLKAMRSRELDATPDVGGPLDELLERLEHPGSDRYDVLLEALRRGADIGELRRRTSIDPWFLRELAALATDPGAVFAGERSFKAVDTCAAEFAAQTPYFYSGWERRAAHEVDRGDRASVMILGSGPNRIGQGIEFDYCCVHAAMTVRESGRDAVMVNCNPETVSTDYDTSDRLYFEPLTLEDVLGVVEVEKPEGVIVQFGGQTPLKLAAGLQEAGVPLLGTSVDAIDRAEDRGRFGALLAELGYQAPPYATGHSVEEALRAAPEVGFPLLVRPSYVLGGRAMEIVYSLEGLAEYFERNIDPAQPGQIYLDRFLENAIEVDVDALCDGESVWIGGIMQHVEEAGIHSGDSACALPPHSLGDDDIAEIRRQTEGIALGLGVVGLLNIQFAVAAGRVFVIEANPRASRTVPFVSKAIGVPLAKMACRVMLGERIADLDLPADPMAGGHVSVKEAVMPFNRFSGSDSLLGPEMRSTGEVMGVAADFPTAFAKAQAAAGSALPQRGTVFLSVTDGDKAAAAGIAFLLHDLGFSIVATKGTAQAIRPYGVPVEAINKITEGSPHVVDRIGAGGVDLVINTPTGSGARTDGWEIRRAAIARGIPCITTLSGGLAAARAIRAAREAEAPVRSLQEIHGQSPAPRRAAVA, from the coding sequence GTGCCTAGACGAGACGACATCCACAAGATCCTCGTCCTCGGCTCCGGGCCGATCGTCATCGGTCAGGCGGCCGAGTTCGACTACTCCGGCGTCCAGGCCTGCAAGGTCCTGCTCGAGGAGGGCTTCGAGGTCGTCCTCGTCAACTCGAACCCGGCGACGATCATGACCGACCCGGAGTTCGCGACGGCCACGTACGTCGAGCCGCTGCTGCCCGGCCCCGTCGCGCAGATCATCGCCAAGGAGAACCCCGACGCGCTGCTGCCGACGCTCGGCGGCCAGACCGCGCTGAACCTGGCGCGCACGCTGCACGAGGACGGCACGCTCGAGCGCCACGGCGTCGAGCTCATCGGCGCGAACTACGACGCGATCGCCCGCGCCGAGGACCGCGACCTGTTCCGCCAGACGATGGATCGCGCGGGCCTGCGCATGCCGGCCAGCGCGATCGCCCACACGGTCGACGAGGCGCTCGCCGCCGCGCAGGACATCGGCCTGCCGCTCATCGTGCGCCCGGCGTTCACGCTCGGCGGCCAGGGCGGCGGCATCGCCCACGACCGCGAGCAGCTCGCCGAGATCGCCGCGCGCGGCCTGGCCGCGTCGCCGATCGGCCAGATCCTCATCGACCAGTCGGTGCTCGGCTGGGGCGAGTTCGAGCTCGAGGTCATGCGCGACCACAACGACAACTGCGTGATCATCTGCTCGATCGAGAACGTCGACGCGATGGGCGTGCACACCGGGGACTCGGTGACCGTCGCGCCGCAGCAGACGCTGACCGACCGCCTCTACCAGGAGCTGCGCGACCAGGCCTTCACGGTCATCCGGGCGGTGGGGGTCGAGACCGGAGGCTCGAACGTGCAGTTCGCGGTCAACCCGGAGACCGAGGAAGTCCTCGTCATCGAGATGAACCCGCGCGTGTCGCGCTCGTCCGCGCTGGCCTCCAAGGCGACCGGCTTCCCGATCGCCAAGATCGCCGCCCGCCTCGCCGTCGGCTACGCGCTCGAGGAGATCGACAACGACATCACCCGCCTGACGCCGGCCGCCTTCGAGCCGACGATCGACTACGTCGTCGTCAAGTGGCCCCGGTTCGCGTTCGAGAAGTTCGCCGGGGTCGACGCCGAGCTCTCCACGCACATGAAGTCGGTGGGCGAGGCGATGGCGATCGGCCGCACCTTCGGGCAGGCGTTCCTGAAGGCGATGCGCTCGCGCGAGCTCGACGCGACGCCCGACGTCGGCGGGCCGCTCGACGAGCTGCTCGAGCGCCTCGAGCACCCGGGCTCGGATCGCTACGACGTCCTGCTCGAGGCGCTGCGCCGCGGGGCGGACATCGGCGAGCTGCGCCGGCGCACGAGCATCGACCCGTGGTTCCTGCGCGAGCTGGCCGCGCTGGCCACCGATCCCGGCGCCGTGTTCGCCGGCGAGCGGTCCTTCAAGGCGGTCGACACGTGCGCGGCCGAGTTCGCCGCGCAGACACCGTACTTCTACTCGGGCTGGGAGCGCCGCGCCGCCCACGAGGTCGACCGCGGCGACCGGGCCAGCGTGATGATCCTCGGCTCGGGCCCGAACCGCATCGGCCAGGGCATCGAGTTCGACTACTGCTGCGTGCACGCCGCGATGACGGTGCGCGAGTCCGGCCGCGACGCCGTGATGGTCAACTGCAACCCGGAGACGGTCTCGACCGACTACGACACGTCCGACCGCCTCTACTTCGAGCCGCTCACGCTCGAGGACGTGCTCGGCGTCGTGGAGGTCGAGAAGCCCGAGGGCGTCATCGTGCAGTTCGGCGGGCAGACCCCGCTGAAGCTGGCGGCGGGCCTGCAGGAGGCGGGCGTCCCGCTGCTCGGCACGAGCGTCGACGCGATCGACCGCGCCGAGGACCGGGGCCGCTTCGGCGCGCTGCTGGCCGAGCTCGGCTACCAGGCGCCGCCGTACGCGACCGGCCACTCCGTCGAGGAGGCGCTGCGGGCGGCGCCCGAGGTCGGCTTCCCGCTGCTCGTGCGCCCGTCCTACGTGCTCGGCGGCCGGGCGATGGAGATCGTCTACTCGCTCGAGGGGCTCGCCGAGTACTTCGAGCGCAACATCGATCCCGCCCAACCCGGCCAGATCTACCTCGACCGATTCCTGGAGAACGCGATCGAGGTCGACGTGGACGCGCTCTGCGACGGCGAGAGCGTCTGGATCGGCGGGATCATGCAGCACGTCGAGGAGGCGGGCATCCACTCCGGCGACTCCGCGTGCGCGCTGCCGCCGCACTCGCTGGGCGACGACGACATCGCGGAGATCCGGCGCCAGACCGAGGGGATCGCGCTCGGGCTCGGGGTCGTGGGGCTCCTGAACATCCAGTTCGCGGTCGCCGCCGGGCGCGTGTTCGTCATCGAGGCCAACCCACGCGCCTCGCGCACCGTGCCGTTCGTGTCGAAGGCGATCGGCGTGCCGCTGGCGAAGATGGCGTGCCGGGTGATGCTCGGCGAGCGGATCGCGGACCTCGACCTGCCGGCGGATCCGATGGCGGGCGGGCACGTGTCGGTCAAGGAGGCGGTGATGCCGTTCAACCGCTTCTCGGGCTCGGACTCGCTGCTGGGGCCGGAGATGCGCTCGACCGGCGAGGTCATGGGCGTCGCCGCGGACTTCCCGACGGCGTTCGCGAAGGCCCAGGCCGCGGCCGGGTCGGCGCTGCCGCAGCGCGGCACCGTGTTCCTGTCGGTGACCGACGGCGACAAGGCCGCGGCGGCGGGGATCGCGTTCCTGCTGCACGACCTCGGCTTCTCGATCGTCGCGACGAAGGGCACCGCGCAGGCGATCCGGCCGTACGGCGTGCCGGTCGAGGCGATCAACAAGATCACCGAGGGGTCGCCGCACGTGGTCGACCGGATCGGGGCGGGCGGGGTGGACCTCGTCATCAACACGCCGACCGGCTCGGGCGCGCGCACCGACGGCTGGGAGATCCGCCGTGCCGCGATCGCGCGCGGCATCCCGTGCATCACGACGCTGTCGGGCGGACTCGCCGCGGCGCGGGCGATCCGCGCGGCGCGCGAGGCCGAGGCGCCGGTGCGCTCGCTGCAGGAGATCCACGGGCAGTCCCCGGCGCCGCGGCGGGCGGCGGTGGCGTAG
- the rpoZ gene encoding DNA-directed RNA polymerase subunit omega — protein sequence MINPRIDRLLDNVDSNYASVIVAAKRARQINSYYHNLGEGTFDEFPPPMVETASKNYLTIALEEVAEGKLKYSYR from the coding sequence ATGATCAACCCTCGCATCGATCGGCTGCTCGACAACGTCGACTCGAACTACGCCTCCGTGATCGTGGCAGCCAAGCGCGCGCGCCAGATCAACTCCTACTACCACAACCTCGGCGAGGGCACGTTCGACGAGTTCCCGCCGCCGATGGTCGAGACCGCGTCGAAGAACTACCTGACGATCGCCCTCGAAGAGGTCGCCGAGGGAAAGCTGAAGTACAGCTACCGGTAG